A section of the Oncorhynchus keta strain PuntledgeMale-10-30-2019 chromosome 15, Oket_V2, whole genome shotgun sequence genome encodes:
- the LOC118394899 gene encoding 5'-AMP-activated protein kinase subunit beta-2-like, translated as MGNTGDRMSSDRHGAKAHRSDSRGSDKDHEPSKMVDSTDDPNIFNTHGLGSSKASDKEEPDLDDLVKTGPQSRPTVIRWAGGGKEVYIAGSFNNWGNKIPLNKSHNDFVAILDLPEGEHQYKFFVDGQWVHDPSEPVVTSQLGTINNLIEVKQSDFEVFDALQVDSLESTDTSDLSSSPPGPYGQEQYMFRPEERFKAPPILPPHLLQVILNKDTNISCDPALLPEPNHVMLNHLYALSIKDGVMVLSATHRYKKKYVTSLLYKPI; from the exons ATGGGTAACACAGGTGACCGGATGTCCAGTGATCGCCATGGCGCTAAGGCCCATCGATCAGACAGCAGAGGCAGCGACAAAGACCATGAGCCCAGCAAGATGGTGGACAGCACAGACGATCCTAACATCTTCAACACACACGGACTGGGGTCCTCCAAG GCGTCGGACAAGGAGGAGCCTGACCTGGATGACTTGGTGAAGACAGGGCCTCAGTCCAGACCTACAGTCATCCGCTGGGCCGGAGGAGGGAAAGAGGTCTACATCGCGGGCTCCTTCAACAACTGGGGCAACAAGATCCCCCTCAATAAGAG CCACAATGACTTTGTAGCGATCCTGGACTTGCCAGAGGGAGAGCACCAGTACAAGTTCTTTGTGGACGGACAGTGGGTCCATGACCCCTCAGAG CCAGTGGTGACCAGCCAGTTGGGCACCATCAACAACCTGATCGAGGTGAAGCAGTCGGACTTTGAGGTGTTCGATGCTCTGCAGGTGGACTCTCTGGAGTCTACCGACACCTCAG ATCTGTCCAGCTCCCCTCCAGGGCCCTATGGACAGGAGCAGTACATGTTTAGGCCTGAGGAACGCTTCAAAGCCCCGCCCATCctccccccacacctcctccaagTCATCCTCAACAAGGACACCAACATCTCT TGCGACCCAGCCTTGCTGCCTGAACCCAACCACGTGATGCTCAACCACCTTTATGCTCTCTCAATAAAG GATGGCGTGATGGTGCTCAGTGCGACTCACAGGTATAAGAAGAAGTACGTCACATCTCTGCTCTACAAGCCCATCTAA
- the LOC118395142 gene encoding uncharacterized protein LOC118395142 codes for MTPVVPIALGELESPGTSDDEEATDRKERVSSARERHEQARAMMDTFTEKFHSIAEDLQEMKIPRKRSTRLRSSCSQSANEDGSPLTSTQSDKALRRDWSRHMITAGEAGGDIIQTPSSASLFSLPTIHEVVKGSRESKPDVSGDDVKKSKTSKCKVRQGFRYFTKALTGLLRTKDDPSGDGRIARSVTPSNDALNMVMAPPHPLTNWHL; via the exons ATGACCCCAGTTGTCCCTATAGCTCTGGGGGAGCTGGAGTCCCCTGGGACCAGTGATGATGAGGAGGCCACAGACCGGAAGGAGAGGGTCTCCAGTGCCAGGGAACGGCATGAGCAAGCCAGAGCCATGATGGACACATTCACTGAGAAGTTCCACTCTATCGCAGAGGATCTCCAAGAGATGAAG ATTCCCAGGAAGAGGTCCACTCGACTGCGGTCATCATGCTCCCAGTCTGCCAATGAGGATGGATCCCCCCTGACCTCTACCCAATCAGATAAGGCCCTGAGGCGAGACTGGTCACGACATATGATTACAGCCGGAGAGGCCGGTGGTGACATCATTCAAACACCTTCATCAGCGTCATTATTCTCTTTGCCAACCATTCATGAGGTCGTCAAGGGGAGCAGGGAGTCCAAACCTGATGTTTCCGGAGATGATGTCAAAAAGAGCAAGACGTCCAAATGTAAAGTCAGGCAAGGCTTTCGCTATTTCACCAAGGCTTTGACTGGACTGTTG CGTACAAAAGATGACCCTTCTGGAGATGGACGGATTGCGCGAAGTGTGACACCATCCAATGACGCACTCAATATGGTCATGGCTCCTCCACATCCACTCACTAACTGGCATTTGTGA
- the LOC118394900 gene encoding calcium-binding mitochondrial carrier protein SCaMC-1-like — protein MYHVIKGLVLTESRCWDPDSERSYQELFDQLDTNKDGKVDVAELRAGLTAMGMSFRKGAAQKIVSSGDHNKDGGLDFNEFNKYLKEHEKKLRLTFKSLDKNNDGHIDASEIKQSLEELGMDITKEEAQTILQSMDIDGTMMVDWNEWRDHFLFNPAHNLNEIIRYWKHSSVLDIGESIAIPDEFTEEEKTSGGWWKQLAAGAMAGAVSRTGTAPLDRMKVFMQVHSSKSNRVTLLGGFKQMIKEGGVASLWRGNGVNVLKIAPETAIKFMAYEQYKKLLTPEGGKVQTHQRFMAGSLAGATAQSSIYPMEVMKTRLTLGKTGQYNGMFDCAKKILRKEGIKAFYKGYTPNMIGIIPYAGIDLAVYESLKNAWLSRYAKDTANPGILVLLGCGTISSTCGQLASYPLALLRTRMQAQATLEVSDKSTMTGLMKGIMANEGFFGLYRGILPNFMKVIPAVSISYVVYEYMKTGLGISK, from the exons ATACCAAGAATTATTCGATCAACTGGACACCAACAAGGATGGGAAGGTCGATGTTGCTGAATTGAGAGCGGGCCTAACCGCAATGGGCATGTCATTCCGCAAAGGTGCAGCGCAG AAAATTGTATCGTCTGGTGACCACAACAAAGATGGAGGGCTTGACTTCAATGAGTTCAACAAATATCTGAAAGAACACGAGAAGAAACTGCGCCTGACGTTCAAGAGCTTGGACAAAAACAACGATG GGCACATCGATGCCTCTGAAATCAAGCAGTCCCTTGAAGAGCTGGGCATGGACATAACCAAGGAAGAGGCCCAGACCATCCTACAAAG CATGGACATTGATGGCACCATGATGGTGGACTGGAACGAGTGGAGGGATCACTTCCTGTTCAATCCTGCCCATAACCTGAACGAGATCATACGCTACTGGAAACACTCCTCG GTGCTGGACATAGGTGAGAGCATTGCCATCCCTGATGAGttcacagaggaggagaagacctCTGGTGGCTGGTGGAAACAGCTGGCTGCCGGGGCGATGGCTGGGGCGGTCTCTCGCACAGGCACCGCCCCCCTGGACAGGATGAAGGTCTTCATGCAG GTCCACTCCTCCAAGTCCAACCGGGTCACCCTGCTGGGAGGATTCAAGCAGATGATTAAGGAAGGGGGCGTGGCTTCATTATGGCGAGGGAACGGGGTCAACGTGTTAAAAATAGCCCCTGAGACTGCTATCAAATTCATGGCCTACGAACAG TATAAGAAGCTGCTGACACCAGAGGGAGGGAAGGTCCAGACCCACCAGAGGTTCATGGCTGGCTCTCTGGCAGGAGCCACCGCCCAGTCATCCATCTACCCCATGGAG GTGATGAAGACCAGACTGACTCTGGGGAAAACTGGCCAGTATAATGGAATGTTTGACTGTGCCAAGAAGATTCTGAGGAAAGAGGGCATCAAAGCCTTCTATAAAGGCTACACTCCCAACATGATAGGCATCATTCCCTATGCTGGCATCGACCTTGCTGTTTACGAG AGCCTGAAGAATGCATGGTTGTCCCGCTATGCCAAAGACACAGCCAACCCTGGCATCTTGGTGCTGTTGGGCTGTGGCACCATCTCCAGCACCTGTGGCCAGCTGGCCAGCTACCCCCTCGCCCTGCTTCGCACACGCATGCAGGCACAAG CAACTCTGGAAGTGTCGGACAAGTCCACCATGACTGGACTGATGAAGGGGATCATGGCTAACGAGGGTTTCTTTGGACTGTACCGGGGTATCCTGCCCAACTTCATGAAAGTGATTCCTGCTGTGAGCATCAGCTATGTGGTCTACGAGTACATGAAGACCGGCCTGGGGATCTCCAAATGA